In a genomic window of Occallatibacter riparius:
- a CDS encoding PP2C family protein-serine/threonine phosphatase, protein MRFAGRAALWPIATLLLVVCAGRFAWAHDAPAPTAAAQPAGSNTVTPAGHTEAHLEGPWRFQIGDNPQWADPALDDSSWSAVTLDKPLSELGFESYAGYAWYRIRINARQLQPPGGEPLDLLLTPHSIGQLSVFANGVEVGHSRGFDGSPSMYMSLPLDLSLPAPAADGTILIAVRTWAAPGVQISHGLLDRVELGAHHDIADRLAVAVSQRWDHEIIAQLVLSLLFLFVAAFGAILFFAQRHHSEYLWLALLCVTVAVNGIIQLLWQLAIISHSAYFPMNLWIGRIFMAVTLEFILRFTADSNRRFIRGVQIAFLVFPAFALLGLEQIYEILSVSAEVAFLGLVLWMLFHAWRRGQREAGVMLFPFALAAVADSIDTVLMYMADKRWISDKMANHRFSLGPIQFGISNLSFAIFLASLIAVILYRFVRVSQEEQRSNAEIAAARSVQAMLIPTELPSNKHFMLESAYVPVNGVGGDFFQVLPVEDGSLLIVAGDVSGKGLQAAMNASTLVGAFRNDLSRDPATILQHLNNVLIGAAGSQAARSKDKDAVVSFSTCVCARIYRDGSMDVANAGHLSPYRDGREIELPPGLPLGVIPGMTYEQVRFQLQQGMRVIFLSDGVVEAQNDDGELFGFERTQQVSNESARYIAQTAKRFGQNDDITVISIYIAALESSRTEEEELAPTY, encoded by the coding sequence ATGAGATTCGCCGGACGAGCTGCGCTATGGCCGATCGCGACCCTGCTTCTGGTCGTCTGCGCAGGCCGTTTTGCGTGGGCACATGACGCTCCGGCTCCCACAGCGGCGGCCCAGCCCGCCGGCAGTAATACCGTGACCCCCGCCGGCCACACGGAGGCGCATCTTGAGGGTCCCTGGCGGTTCCAGATCGGCGACAATCCGCAGTGGGCGGATCCTGCGCTCGACGACAGCAGCTGGTCTGCGGTCACGCTCGATAAGCCACTGAGCGAGCTCGGCTTCGAGTCTTACGCCGGATATGCCTGGTATCGCATTCGCATCAACGCGCGACAGCTTCAACCGCCGGGCGGTGAGCCGCTGGACCTGCTGCTGACCCCGCATTCGATCGGGCAGCTTTCCGTCTTCGCCAACGGCGTCGAGGTCGGCCATTCGCGCGGGTTCGACGGCAGCCCGAGCATGTATATGTCGCTGCCGCTCGATCTCAGTCTGCCGGCGCCTGCGGCAGACGGCACCATTCTGATTGCTGTGCGCACCTGGGCTGCGCCTGGTGTCCAGATCTCGCACGGGCTGCTCGATCGCGTCGAACTGGGTGCCCATCACGACATCGCCGACCGCCTCGCCGTGGCAGTTTCCCAGCGCTGGGACCACGAGATCATCGCTCAGCTTGTGCTGAGTCTTCTGTTCCTCTTTGTGGCAGCCTTCGGAGCGATCCTGTTCTTTGCCCAGCGCCATCACTCTGAGTACCTGTGGCTCGCCCTGCTATGCGTCACGGTTGCGGTCAACGGGATCATTCAGCTCCTGTGGCAGCTAGCCATCATCTCGCATTCCGCGTACTTCCCCATGAATCTATGGATTGGTCGGATCTTCATGGCCGTTACGCTGGAGTTCATTCTCCGTTTTACCGCCGACTCCAACCGGCGATTCATTCGCGGCGTTCAGATAGCATTCCTCGTCTTCCCTGCCTTTGCGCTGCTGGGTCTTGAGCAGATATACGAGATTTTGTCCGTGAGCGCCGAGGTCGCCTTCTTGGGCCTCGTCCTCTGGATGCTCTTCCATGCCTGGCGGCGCGGCCAGCGCGAGGCGGGCGTCATGCTTTTCCCGTTCGCCCTGGCCGCTGTCGCGGACTCGATCGACACGGTGCTGATGTACATGGCAGACAAGCGCTGGATCTCGGACAAAATGGCCAACCACCGGTTCAGCCTGGGGCCTATCCAGTTCGGCATCAGCAACCTCAGCTTCGCCATCTTCCTGGCTAGCCTGATCGCAGTCATTCTGTATCGGTTTGTGCGCGTCAGCCAGGAGGAGCAGCGGTCGAACGCCGAAATAGCCGCCGCGCGCAGCGTGCAGGCCATGCTGATACCCACGGAGCTGCCCTCGAATAAGCACTTCATGCTCGAGAGCGCGTATGTCCCCGTGAACGGTGTGGGCGGCGACTTCTTCCAGGTGCTGCCGGTTGAGGACGGCTCACTGCTCATCGTCGCCGGTGACGTCAGCGGAAAAGGGCTGCAGGCCGCGATGAATGCCAGCACTCTGGTGGGGGCGTTCCGCAACGATCTCTCGCGCGACCCGGCCACCATCCTGCAGCACCTGAACAACGTTCTGATTGGCGCGGCGGGTTCGCAGGCAGCGCGCAGCAAAGACAAAGACGCGGTGGTCAGCTTCTCCACGTGCGTTTGTGCGCGCATCTATCGCGATGGAAGCATGGACGTAGCCAATGCCGGCCACCTTAGCCCGTATCGCGACGGACGGGAGATCGAGCTGCCTCCGGGGCTGCCGCTGGGCGTGATCCCCGGCATGACTTACGAGCAGGTGCGGTTCCAGCTGCAGCAGGGCATGCGCGTTATCTTCCTCTCCGATGGCGTGGTTGAAGCCCAGAATGATGACGGCGAGCTGTTTGGTTTCGAGCGGACGCAGCAGGTTTCCAACGAGTCGGCACGTTATATTGCGCAAACTGCCAAGCGCTTTGGCCAGAACGACGACATCACGGTCATCTCCATCTATATTGCGGCTCTGGAGAGCAGCCGGACAGAGGAGGAAGAACTCGCGCCTACTTATTGA